A single genomic interval of Pyrobaculum arsenaticum DSM 13514 harbors:
- the gatD gene encoding Glu-tRNA(Gln) amidotransferase subunit GatD, giving the protein MYKRVRVVLDNGDVLEGVLIPPTQFSDPDIVVLKLKNGYNVGLKKGRIKEVIELGEVPEAFKAEGPRGERAGGGKIALLATGGTILSRVDYVTGGVYPTLSVDYLFEVLGGLEAEVEAEEVMAKFSEDMTPALWGVLAERVADAFRRGAKGVVVLHGTDTMHYTAAALAFAFAKAPGPIALVGAQRSSDRPSTDAVLNIKAAMAVAARAPFAESVVVMHKTSGDSAIAVHRGTRVRKMHTSRRDAFQSINTTPIAEYYPEKDLLQVNTSEYKERDGLEYTSKFEERVALVKFYPGMHPRLLEAMLDVGIRGVVLEGTGFGHVGEYLLPSIKKLVDAGVVVAMTSQTLYGRVNLFVYRRGRELLSLGVVPLEDMLPEAAYAKMSWALANFKQEEVPRVLATPVAYDISPRSDPLTFGAL; this is encoded by the coding sequence ATGTATAAACGCGTCAGGGTAGTCCTCGACAACGGCGACGTCTTGGAGGGGGTGTTGATCCCCCCGACGCAGTTCAGCGACCCCGACATAGTAGTCCTTAAGCTGAAGAACGGCTACAACGTGGGGCTCAAAAAGGGGAGGATCAAAGAGGTGATAGAGCTCGGCGAAGTACCTGAGGCTTTTAAGGCCGAGGGGCCGAGGGGGGAGAGGGCTGGGGGCGGGAAAATCGCGCTGTTGGCAACCGGCGGCACCATCCTTTCGCGCGTCGACTACGTGACGGGCGGCGTCTACCCCACCCTCAGTGTGGACTATTTGTTCGAGGTGCTGGGGGGTTTAGAGGCGGAGGTGGAGGCAGAGGAGGTGATGGCCAAGTTTAGCGAGGACATGACGCCTGCTCTCTGGGGGGTGTTGGCTGAGAGAGTTGCCGATGCGTTTAGGAGGGGGGCTAAGGGGGTTGTTGTGCTTCACGGCACAGACACCATGCACTACACAGCGGCGGCTCTAGCCTTTGCCTTTGCCAAGGCGCCGGGGCCAATCGCCCTGGTGGGCGCCCAGAGGTCGAGCGACCGCCCCTCCACAGACGCGGTGCTCAATATCAAGGCTGCTATGGCCGTGGCGGCGAGGGCGCCCTTCGCAGAGTCTGTAGTGGTTATGCATAAGACTAGCGGCGACTCCGCCATCGCCGTACATAGGGGTACGAGAGTGAGAAAGATGCACACGTCGCGCCGCGACGCTTTTCAATCAATCAACACAACGCCAATCGCCGAGTACTACCCCGAGAAGGACCTCCTCCAGGTCAATACCAGCGAGTACAAGGAGAGGGACGGGCTGGAGTACACCTCTAAGTTCGAGGAGAGAGTGGCCCTTGTGAAGTTCTACCCGGGGATGCATCCCCGCCTCCTGGAGGCCATGCTCGACGTGGGGATAAGGGGCGTGGTGCTGGAGGGGACGGGGTTTGGCCACGTGGGGGAGTACCTCCTCCCCTCTATCAAGAAGCTGGTAGACGCTGGCGTCGTCGTGGCGATGACTAGCCAGACGCTGTACGGCCGGGTCAACCTCTTCGTGTACAGGAGGGGGAGGGAGCTCTTGTCACTCGGCGTGGTGCCGCTTGAGGATATGTTGCCCGAGGCGGCCTATGCCAAGATGTCGTGGGCGCTGGCTAACTTCAAGCAGGAGGAGGTGCCTAGGGTGTTGGCTACGCCCGTTGCGTACGATATAAGCCCTCGATCCGATCCTCTGACATTCGGCGCTTTATGA